The following proteins are co-located in the Vallicoccus soli genome:
- a CDS encoding cold-shock protein, whose product MAQGTVKWFNAEKGYGFIEQDGGGADVFVHFSAIQGSGYRSLDEAQRVEFEVTQGQKGPQAENVRAI is encoded by the coding sequence ATGGCACAGGGCACCGTGAAGTGGTTCAACGCCGAGAAGGGCTACGGCTTCATCGAGCAGGACGGCGGCGGCGCCGACGTCTTCGTCCACTTCTCCGCGATCCAGGGCAGCGGCTACCGCTCGCTGGACGAGGCGCAGCGCGTCGAGTTCGAGGTCACGCAGGGCCAGAAGGGCCCGCAGGCGGAGAACGTCCGCGCCATCTGA
- a CDS encoding DUF3263 domain-containing protein translates to MDAANALPVTGGPDAGLSERDREVLAFERQWWKYAGAKEQAVRDLFDMSATRYYQVLNALIDRPEALAHDPMLVKRLRRLRASRQRARSARRLGIEL, encoded by the coding sequence ATGGACGCCGCGAACGCGCTGCCGGTCACCGGCGGCCCGGACGCCGGGCTCAGCGAGCGGGACCGCGAGGTCCTCGCGTTCGAGCGCCAGTGGTGGAAGTACGCCGGCGCCAAGGAGCAGGCGGTCCGCGACCTGTTCGACATGTCGGCCACCCGCTACTACCAGGTGCTCAACGCCCTCATCGACCGGCCCGAGGCCCTGGCGCACGACCCCATGCTCGTCAAGCGGCTGCGCCGGCTGCGCGCGAGCCGCCAGCGCGCCCGCTCCGCCCGCCGCCTCGGCATCGAGCTCTGA
- a CDS encoding LytR C-terminal domain-containing protein, whose amino-acid sequence MGEEREDQQGGLGARTRRGAHRARPEPWRAVVPAVVLAAVVAGGAVALTTGDDGGGPSTTTASEQQPAAQPPATATAAAEPSEQPSGSPSGEPSEEPSGEPSGDPSGEPSEEPSEEPSEDATQDEGGAAGGAEVVVLNQTSVKGLAASLAEDLRGEGWAVTGTGNFRGTVPSTTVYYPEGLQDEAEAVAADLPGPDRTRPVFGNLSRDALTVVVTEDIR is encoded by the coding sequence GTGGGCGAGGAGCGGGAGGACCAGCAGGGCGGCCTCGGCGCGCGCACCCGCCGGGGCGCGCACCGCGCGCGGCCCGAGCCGTGGCGCGCGGTGGTGCCGGCGGTCGTGCTCGCCGCGGTGGTCGCGGGCGGTGCGGTGGCGCTCACCACCGGGGACGACGGGGGCGGGCCGTCGACGACGACCGCGTCCGAGCAGCAGCCGGCGGCGCAGCCCCCGGCGACGGCCACCGCTGCGGCCGAGCCGTCCGAGCAGCCGTCGGGGAGCCCGTCGGGGGAGCCGTCCGAGGAGCCGTCCGGGGAGCCGTCCGGGGACCCGTCCGGGGAGCCGTCCGAGGAGCCGTCCGAGGAGCCGTCCGAGGACGCGACGCAGGACGAGGGCGGGGCGGCCGGCGGCGCCGAGGTCGTCGTGCTCAACCAGACGTCGGTCAAGGGCCTCGCCGCGAGCCTCGCGGAGGACCTGCGCGGCGAGGGGTGGGCCGTGACCGGCACCGGCAACTTCCGCGGCACCGTGCCGTCGACGACGGTCTACTACCCCGAGGGCCTGCAGGACGAGGCCGAGGCGGTCGCCGCCGACCTGCCCGGGCCCGACCGCACGCGCCCGGTGTTCGGCAACCTGTCGCGCGACGCCCTCACGGTGGTCGTCACGGAGGACATCCGCTAG
- the otsB gene encoding trehalose-phosphatase, translated as MSTLPVPVTEAGRTALAALAAAPAQALVACDYDGTLAPIVDDPAAARADAGVAGALADLGAVLGRVAVVTGRPAAVAVELGGLADVPGLVVLGHYGLERWHGGELSAPDPAPGVVAARAELPGLLGGLGADGARVEDKRAAVAVHTRGAAAPQELLERLRAPLGDLAARHGLVVEPGRLVLELRPPGVDKGAALRSLVEAPPFDGRPSCVVFCGDDLGDLPAFDAVDALRAQGVPGLLVASGSDEVRALAERADLVVDGPPGVLQVLRALLP; from the coding sequence GTGAGCACCCTCCCCGTCCCCGTGACCGAGGCCGGGCGCACCGCCCTGGCCGCGCTGGCCGCCGCCCCCGCGCAGGCGCTCGTCGCCTGCGACTACGACGGCACCCTGGCGCCCATCGTCGACGACCCCGCGGCGGCGCGCGCCGACGCAGGAGTGGCCGGCGCCCTCGCCGACCTCGGGGCCGTCCTCGGCCGGGTCGCCGTCGTCACCGGGCGCCCCGCGGCCGTGGCCGTCGAGCTCGGCGGGCTCGCGGACGTCCCCGGGCTCGTCGTCCTGGGGCACTACGGCCTCGAGCGCTGGCACGGCGGCGAGCTGAGCGCGCCCGACCCCGCGCCGGGCGTCGTCGCGGCGCGGGCGGAGCTGCCCGGGCTGCTGGGCGGACTCGGTGCCGACGGCGCCCGCGTGGAGGACAAGCGCGCCGCCGTCGCGGTGCACACCCGCGGCGCCGCGGCGCCGCAGGAGCTGCTGGAGCGCCTGCGCGCCCCGCTCGGCGACCTCGCCGCCCGGCACGGCCTCGTCGTCGAGCCCGGCCGGCTCGTCCTCGAACTGCGCCCGCCGGGCGTGGACAAGGGCGCCGCGCTGCGCTCGCTCGTGGAGGCCCCGCCCTTCGACGGCCGCCCCTCCTGCGTCGTCTTCTGCGGCGACGACCTCGGCGACCTCCCCGCCTTCGACGCCGTCGACGCCCTGCGCGCCCAGGGCGTGCCCGGCCTGCTCGTCGCCAGCGGCTCCGACGAGGTGCGCGCGCTCGCCGAGCGCGCCGACCTCGTCGTCGACGGCCCCCCCGGCGTCCTGCAGGTCCTGCGCGCCCTCCTGCCCTGA
- a CDS encoding LacI family DNA-binding transcriptional regulator encodes MPSGPVTLADVARAADVSLATASRVLNGSVRTVGPVLREQVLAAAAELGYRPNPAAQAMARGASDLVGLVVPDITDPWDAEVAAGVLEVAREMGLLVSVVSTGHDPELELEHVSSMRNHRARAVVLAGSRTSGRDVGRRLAAEVEGFELAGGRVAVLGQRTLGTDTLLLENRPSAKALAASLVEQGFERFHVLAGPKELVTARDRVAGFKDGTAGGRKSRLGEVVNGALSREGGYEAALELAASVDLRGSCVLAVSDTVAVGALAALRERKLKVPQDVALAGFDDLPVGRETTPALTTVALPLRDLGRRLADLALGPLPEDDGVRVERVPGEVVHRASTKRRR; translated from the coding sequence GTGCCCTCAGGTCCTGTCACCCTCGCGGACGTCGCGCGCGCCGCGGACGTCTCCCTCGCCACCGCGTCCCGGGTGCTCAACGGCAGCGTCCGCACCGTCGGGCCCGTCCTGCGCGAACAGGTGCTCGCCGCGGCCGCCGAGCTCGGCTACCGGCCCAACCCCGCCGCCCAGGCGATGGCCCGGGGCGCGTCCGACCTCGTCGGCCTCGTCGTCCCCGACATCACGGACCCGTGGGACGCCGAGGTCGCGGCCGGTGTGCTCGAGGTCGCGCGGGAGATGGGCCTGCTCGTCAGCGTGGTGAGCACCGGCCACGACCCGGAGCTCGAGCTCGAGCACGTGTCCTCCATGCGCAACCACCGCGCCCGGGCCGTGGTCCTCGCGGGCAGCCGCACGTCGGGCCGCGACGTCGGCCGGCGCCTCGCCGCCGAGGTCGAGGGTTTCGAGCTCGCCGGCGGGCGCGTCGCGGTCCTGGGGCAGCGGACGCTGGGCACCGACACGCTGCTCCTCGAGAACCGGCCGTCGGCGAAAGCGCTTGCCGCCTCCCTCGTCGAGCAGGGCTTCGAGCGCTTCCACGTCCTCGCCGGCCCCAAGGAGCTCGTCACCGCCCGTGACCGCGTCGCGGGCTTCAAGGACGGGACGGCGGGCGGGCGCAAGAGCCGGCTCGGCGAGGTCGTGAACGGCGCGCTGAGCCGCGAGGGCGGGTACGAGGCCGCGCTCGAGCTCGCCGCCTCCGTCGACCTGCGCGGCTCCTGCGTCCTCGCCGTCAGCGACACCGTCGCCGTCGGCGCCCTCGCAGCCCTGCGCGAGCGCAAGCTCAAGGTGCCGCAGGACGTCGCCCTCGCCGGGTTCGACGACCTCCCCGTCGGCCGCGAGACCACCCCCGCCCTCACCACGGTGGCCCTGCCGCTGCGCGACCTCGGCCGCCGCCTCGCCGACCTCGCCCTCGGCCCGCTCCCCGAGGACGACGGGGTCCGCGTCGAGCGCGTCCCCGGCGAGGTCGTCCACCGGGCCAGCACCAAGCGCCGCCGCTGA
- a CDS encoding alpha,alpha-trehalose-phosphate synthase (UDP-forming), with protein MAGSAPLLVASNRGPVTFVRAEDGGLVPRRGGGGLVSGLSAVAGATGALWVCAALGDADREASRSVPGGRLAPHDVDRHLGEPVGAGHAVVRMLDIDALTFHRAYDAVANSTLWFVHHLLWSTAFTPVFGAPFTREWEGYVAYNRTFAEAVAEDAAPGAKVLVQDYHLSLVPGMLRDLRPDLRTAHFSHTPWAPPDYYALLPARVARSLLEGLLGADHAGFLSVRWARAFLDCAERVLGARVDRAALTVEHAGRTTRLGVHPLGVDGAELRERAARPDVEARRAALAEDLRGRRTVVRVDRTELSKNIVRGLLAFRELLRGHPEHVGEVVHVAFAYPSRAELPEYREYTAAVLRVAEEINDEFGTDDWQPVVLQVEDDYARSLAAYRLADVLLVNPVRDGMNLVAKEGPVLAEDGCALVLSTEAGAAEELGGDALLVNPYDVGETADALHRALTMPPEERRSRCRRLAAAATAVPPERWFAAQVDALG; from the coding sequence GTGGCCGGCAGCGCTCCCCTGCTCGTCGCGTCCAACCGCGGACCGGTCACGTTCGTGCGCGCGGAGGACGGCGGCCTCGTCCCGCGCCGCGGCGGCGGCGGCCTCGTCTCGGGGCTCTCCGCGGTCGCGGGCGCCACGGGGGCGCTGTGGGTGTGCGCCGCCCTCGGCGACGCCGACCGCGAGGCGTCCCGGTCGGTGCCGGGCGGTCGGCTCGCGCCGCACGACGTCGACCGGCACCTCGGGGAGCCGGTGGGGGCCGGGCACGCCGTGGTCCGGATGCTGGACATCGACGCGCTGACCTTCCACCGCGCGTACGACGCGGTGGCCAACTCGACGCTGTGGTTCGTCCACCACCTGCTCTGGTCGACCGCGTTCACCCCGGTCTTCGGCGCCCCCTTCACGCGCGAGTGGGAGGGGTACGTCGCCTACAACCGCACCTTCGCCGAGGCGGTCGCCGAGGACGCGGCCCCGGGCGCGAAGGTCCTCGTGCAGGACTACCACCTGAGCCTCGTGCCCGGGATGCTGCGCGACCTGCGGCCCGACCTGCGCACGGCCCACTTCTCCCACACCCCCTGGGCGCCGCCGGACTACTACGCGCTCCTGCCCGCCCGCGTCGCGCGGAGCCTCCTCGAGGGCCTGCTCGGCGCCGACCACGCCGGCTTCCTCAGCGTCCGGTGGGCGCGGGCCTTCCTCGACTGCGCCGAGCGGGTCCTGGGCGCCCGGGTCGACCGCGCGGCGCTCACCGTCGAGCACGCCGGGCGCACCACCCGCCTCGGGGTGCACCCGCTCGGCGTCGACGGCGCCGAGCTGCGCGAGCGCGCGGCGCGGCCCGACGTGGAGGCGCGCCGGGCGGCCCTCGCCGAGGACCTGCGGGGGCGCCGCACGGTCGTGCGCGTGGACCGCACCGAGCTGAGCAAGAACATCGTCCGCGGGCTCCTGGCCTTCCGCGAGCTCCTGCGCGGGCACCCCGAGCACGTCGGCGAGGTGGTGCACGTCGCCTTCGCCTACCCCTCCCGGGCCGAGCTCCCCGAGTACCGCGAGTACACCGCCGCCGTCCTGCGGGTCGCCGAGGAGATCAACGACGAGTTCGGCACCGACGACTGGCAGCCCGTCGTCCTGCAGGTCGAGGACGACTACGCGCGCAGCCTCGCTGCGTACCGGCTCGCCGACGTCCTCCTCGTCAACCCGGTGCGGGACGGGATGAACCTCGTCGCCAAGGAGGGCCCCGTCCTCGCCGAGGACGGCTGCGCGCTCGTGCTGTCCACCGAGGCCGGGGCCGCCGAGGAGCTCGGCGGCGACGCGCTGCTCGTCAACCCGTACGACGTCGGGGAGACCGCCGACGCCCTCCACCGGGCGCTGACGATGCCCCCGGAGGAGCGCCGCTCCCGCTGCCGCCGCCTCGCCGCGGCGGCCACGGCGGTGCCCCCGGAGCGGTGGTTCGCGGCCCAGGTCGACGCCCTGGGGTGA
- the thrC gene encoding threonine synthase, translated as MRREASYVTATTTPLPTAVEPDVDLGPATGLTCRECGASFPLGARYACEECFGPLEVAYDYRGVTRASIEAGPRNIWRYRGLLPVPSTVTEVPNLEPGFTKLVRADNLAAALGMRRLWVKDDSGNPTHSFKDRVVGVALAAARELGFQVLACPSTGNLANAVAAAAARAGIRSVVMVPSDLEQQKIVTSAVYGGTLVAVEGTYDDVNRLASEIAGEEEDWAFVNVNVRPYYAEGSKTLGYEVAEQLGWRLPEQLVVPIASGSQLTKIDKGFRELVHLGLVDDAPYKVFGAQATGCSPVAQAWKAGHDVVRPVKPDTIAKSLAIGNPADGPYVLDVCRRTGGAVEDVTDAEVVEGIRLLARTEGIFAETAGGVTVATLRKLLASGQLDPAAETVVFNTGDGLKTLDAVSPVVGPTATIPASLEAFRKAVSA; from the coding sequence ATGAGGAGAGAGGCCTCGTACGTGACTGCCACGACCACCCCCCTGCCCACCGCCGTCGAGCCCGACGTCGACCTGGGGCCGGCCACCGGCCTGACCTGCCGCGAGTGCGGGGCGTCCTTCCCCCTCGGCGCGCGCTACGCCTGCGAGGAGTGCTTCGGCCCCCTCGAGGTGGCGTACGACTACCGCGGCGTGACCCGCGCCTCGATCGAGGCCGGTCCGCGCAACATCTGGCGCTACCGCGGCCTGCTGCCCGTGCCCTCGACGGTCACCGAGGTGCCGAACCTCGAGCCCGGCTTCACCAAGCTGGTCCGCGCGGACAACCTCGCCGCCGCGCTGGGCATGCGCCGGCTGTGGGTGAAGGACGACTCGGGCAACCCCACGCACTCGTTCAAGGACCGCGTCGTCGGCGTGGCGCTCGCCGCCGCCCGCGAGCTCGGCTTCCAGGTCCTCGCCTGCCCGTCGACCGGGAACCTCGCCAACGCCGTCGCGGCGGCCGCGGCGCGCGCGGGCATCCGCTCGGTGGTCATGGTCCCGAGCGACCTCGAGCAGCAGAAGATCGTCACGAGCGCCGTGTACGGCGGCACGCTCGTCGCGGTCGAGGGGACGTACGACGACGTCAACCGCCTCGCCTCGGAGATCGCGGGCGAGGAGGAGGACTGGGCGTTCGTCAACGTCAACGTGCGCCCCTACTACGCCGAGGGCTCCAAGACGCTCGGGTACGAGGTCGCCGAGCAGCTCGGCTGGCGCCTGCCGGAGCAGCTCGTGGTCCCCATCGCCTCCGGCTCGCAGCTCACCAAGATCGACAAGGGCTTCCGCGAGCTCGTGCACCTCGGGCTCGTCGACGACGCGCCGTACAAGGTCTTCGGCGCCCAGGCGACCGGCTGCTCGCCCGTCGCGCAGGCCTGGAAGGCCGGGCACGACGTGGTGCGCCCGGTGAAGCCGGACACGATCGCCAAGTCCCTGGCCATCGGCAACCCCGCCGACGGGCCGTACGTGCTCGACGTCTGCCGCCGCACCGGCGGGGCCGTGGAGGACGTCACCGACGCCGAGGTGGTCGAGGGCATCCGCCTGCTCGCCCGCACCGAGGGGATCTTCGCCGAGACCGCCGGCGGCGTCACGGTGGCGACGCTGCGCAAGCTCCTCGCCTCCGGTCAGCTGGACCCCGCGGCCGAGACGGTCGTGTTCAACACCGGCGACGGGCTGAAGACGCTCGACGCCGTGTCCCCCGTCGTCGGCCCGACGGCGACCATCCCCGCCTCGCTCGAGGCCTTCCGGAAGGCGGTCAGCGCGTGA
- a CDS encoding MoaD/ThiS family protein, which yields MSVSVRIPTILRTYTKGESEVSAEGSTLAEVIASLDASYPGIGARVLDDAGKLRRFVNVYVGDEDVRFADGLQTPTPEGAQVSVIPAVAGG from the coding sequence GTGAGCGTCAGCGTGCGCATCCCGACGATCCTGCGGACCTACACCAAGGGGGAGTCCGAGGTGAGCGCGGAGGGCTCGACGCTCGCCGAGGTCATCGCCTCGCTCGACGCCTCGTACCCCGGGATCGGCGCGCGCGTCCTCGACGACGCGGGCAAGCTGCGGCGCTTCGTCAACGTGTACGTCGGCGACGAGGACGTGCGCTTCGCCGACGGGCTGCAGACCCCGACGCCCGAGGGGGCGCAGGTCTCGGTCATCCCGGCGGTCGCCGGGGGCTGA
- a CDS encoding TetR/AcrR family transcriptional regulator, which yields MARAASGGGDPARTLALLWDLDPPSPRGPRQRLRPAQVGDAAVALADAQGLDAVTVRAVAAQLGVAPMTLYTYVPGRDELLDLMVDLVHREELPALRGGWRERAEQVARERLDRARRHPWLLEVATRRRPPLGPGTIGTYERELVALDGAGLSDVERDLVVVLLGDVADGAARGGTAAGAQDADWWAASGPLLERVLDPARYPRAVRVGAAAGAEQGAAYDPGRALAFALDRVLDGVAALVAGRPPA from the coding sequence ATGGCCAGGGCGGCGAGCGGCGGGGGCGACCCCGCGCGCACCCTCGCCCTGCTGTGGGACCTCGACCCGCCGAGCCCCCGCGGCCCGCGACAGCGGCTGCGCCCCGCGCAGGTCGGGGACGCGGCCGTGGCGCTCGCCGACGCGCAGGGCCTGGACGCGGTGACGGTGCGCGCGGTCGCCGCGCAGCTGGGTGTCGCGCCGATGACGCTCTACACCTACGTCCCCGGCCGCGACGAGCTGCTCGACCTCATGGTCGACCTGGTGCACCGCGAGGAGCTGCCCGCGCTGCGCGGCGGCTGGCGCGAGCGCGCCGAGCAGGTCGCCCGGGAGCGGCTGGACCGGGCCCGCCGCCACCCGTGGCTGCTCGAGGTGGCGACCCGCCGCCGCCCGCCGCTGGGGCCGGGGACCATCGGCACGTACGAGCGCGAGCTCGTCGCCCTCGACGGCGCCGGGCTGAGCGACGTCGAGCGCGACCTCGTGGTGGTCCTGCTCGGCGACGTCGCGGACGGCGCGGCGCGCGGCGGCACCGCCGCAGGGGCGCAGGACGCGGACTGGTGGGCGGCCAGCGGGCCGCTGCTGGAGCGGGTGCTGGACCCGGCGCGCTACCCGCGGGCGGTGCGGGTGGGCGCGGCGGCCGGCGCGGAGCAGGGGGCGGCGTACGACCCGGGGCGGGCCCTCGCCTTCGCCCTCGACCGGGTCCTCGACGGGGTGGCCGCGCTCGTCGCCGGGCGCCCGCCCGCCTGA
- the groL gene encoding chaperonin GroEL (60 kDa chaperone family; promotes refolding of misfolded polypeptides especially under stressful conditions; forms two stacked rings of heptamers to form a barrel-shaped 14mer; ends can be capped by GroES; misfolded proteins enter the barrel where they are refolded when GroES binds), which produces MAKMIAFDEEARRGLERGMNQLADAVKVTLGPRGRNVVLEKKWGAPTITNDGVSIAKEIELEDPYEKIGAELVKEVAKKTDDVAGDGTTTATVLAQALVREGLRNVAAGANPMALKRGIEKAVEAVSEQLLNVAKDVETKEQIASTASISAADTQIGEMIAEAMDKVGKEGVITVEESNTFGLELELTEGMRFDKGYISGYFVTDAERQEAVLEDPYVLVVNSKISAVKDLLPLLEKVMQSGKPLLIIAEDVEGEALATLVVNKIRGTFRSVSVKAPGFGDRRKAMLQDIAILTGGQVISEEVGLKLENAGLELLGRARKVVITKDETTIVEGAGDADQIAGRVNQIRAEIEKSDSDYDREKLQERLAKLAGGVAVIKAGAATEVELKERKHRIEDAVRNAKAAVEEGIVAGGGVALLQASVSAFDKLELEGDEATGAAIVKLALEAPLKQIAVNAGLEGGVVVERVRNLEPGNGLNAATGEYVDMIKSGIIDPAKVTRSALQNAASIAALFLTTEAVIADKPEKAAAAPAGGGDMGGMDF; this is translated from the coding sequence ATGGCAAAGATGATCGCTTTCGACGAGGAGGCCCGTCGCGGCCTCGAGCGCGGCATGAACCAGCTCGCCGACGCCGTCAAGGTGACGCTCGGCCCGCGCGGCCGCAACGTCGTCCTGGAGAAGAAGTGGGGCGCCCCCACGATCACCAACGACGGTGTGAGCATCGCGAAGGAGATCGAGCTCGAGGACCCGTACGAGAAGATCGGGGCCGAGCTGGTCAAGGAGGTCGCGAAGAAGACGGACGACGTCGCCGGTGACGGCACGACGACCGCGACCGTCCTGGCCCAGGCGCTGGTCCGCGAGGGCCTGCGCAACGTCGCCGCCGGCGCGAACCCGATGGCGCTCAAGCGCGGCATCGAGAAGGCCGTCGAGGCCGTCTCCGAGCAGCTGCTGAACGTCGCCAAGGACGTCGAGACCAAGGAGCAGATCGCCTCCACGGCCTCGATCTCCGCCGCCGACACCCAGATCGGCGAGATGATCGCCGAGGCGATGGACAAGGTCGGCAAGGAAGGCGTCATCACCGTCGAGGAGAGCAACACCTTCGGGCTCGAGCTCGAGCTCACCGAGGGCATGCGCTTCGACAAGGGCTACATCTCCGGCTACTTCGTGACCGACGCGGAGCGCCAGGAGGCCGTCCTCGAGGACCCGTACGTCCTCGTGGTCAACAGCAAGATCTCGGCGGTCAAGGACCTGCTCCCGCTGCTGGAGAAGGTCATGCAGTCGGGCAAGCCCCTGCTGATCATCGCCGAGGACGTGGAGGGCGAGGCCCTGGCCACGCTCGTCGTCAACAAGATCCGCGGCACCTTCCGCTCGGTCTCGGTCAAGGCCCCGGGCTTCGGCGACCGCCGCAAGGCCATGCTGCAGGACATCGCGATCCTCACCGGCGGCCAGGTCATCAGCGAGGAGGTCGGCCTCAAGCTCGAGAACGCCGGCCTCGAGCTGCTCGGCCGCGCGCGCAAGGTCGTCATCACCAAGGACGAGACGACCATCGTCGAGGGTGCGGGCGACGCGGACCAGATCGCGGGCCGCGTCAACCAGATCCGCGCCGAGATCGAGAAGTCGGACTCGGACTACGACCGCGAGAAGCTCCAGGAGCGCCTCGCCAAGCTCGCCGGCGGCGTCGCCGTCATCAAGGCGGGCGCGGCCACCGAGGTCGAGCTCAAGGAGCGCAAGCACCGCATCGAGGACGCGGTGCGCAACGCCAAGGCCGCCGTCGAGGAGGGCATCGTCGCCGGTGGTGGCGTGGCCCTGCTCCAGGCGTCCGTCTCGGCGTTCGACAAGCTCGAGCTCGAGGGCGACGAGGCCACCGGTGCCGCGATCGTCAAGCTCGCGCTGGAGGCCCCGCTCAAGCAGATCGCGGTGAACGCCGGCCTCGAGGGCGGCGTCGTGGTCGAGCGCGTGCGCAACCTCGAGCCCGGCAACGGCCTCAACGCCGCGACCGGCGAGTACGTCGACATGATCAAGTCCGGGATCATTGACCCGGCCAAGGTCACCCGCTCGGCGCTGCAGAACGCCGCCTCCATCGCGGCGCTCTTCCTCACCACCGAGGCCGTCATCGCCGACAAGCCGGAGAAGGCCGCTGCGGCCCCGGCCGGCGGTGGCGACATGGGCGGCATGGACTTCTGA
- a CDS encoding WXG100 family type VII secretion target translates to MTGFRVTPEQLHSLSGRVRGGAGSIDGELRGLAASVAPLGGDWAGVAQARFQELWAEWQRSAEGLNQALTGIADLLAQAGTAYAGAEEQVARSFG, encoded by the coding sequence ATGACCGGGTTCCGGGTCACCCCCGAGCAGCTGCACTCCCTCTCCGGACGGGTCCGCGGCGGCGCCGGGAGCATCGACGGCGAGCTGCGCGGGCTCGCCGCGTCCGTCGCGCCCCTCGGCGGCGACTGGGCGGGCGTCGCGCAGGCGCGCTTCCAGGAGCTGTGGGCCGAGTGGCAGCGCAGCGCCGAGGGGCTCAACCAGGCGCTCACCGGCATCGCCGACCTGCTGGCGCAGGCGGGGACGGCGTACGCCGGCGCCGAGGAGCAGGTCGCCCGCAGCTTCGGCTGA